TGCCGTTTATCATCGAATTTGTACCACTGTTTTCCTTAGAGAAGAATTAAGAAGAAAGTGTAAAATTTTGGTTCCCAAATTATGACGATAAGTGAGGTGTCAAAATATGGTGAGGTCTACATCTTCTTGATGGAGGTGAATGTATTTCTGTATGCTTTATATGTAAACGATGTAAATCTGTTTTAAGCAACATGACCACAATATGAACTAAATTGGATCTGTGCTGCTTTATGTTATGCTTCATCCCAATAAAAATGTTAGTATGTAGCTCTAAATGAGGTACTGTTATTGTCAGAAATCTGTAGATCAATAAgtggaggttcagagaagttaaggtcacacagccaaacCAGTGCTGGTCCAGGCTTCTACCAGCTCATTCTGGTACCAGACTCTGCCCGTAGAAGGCTGGCGCGAGTGAGGTCTCCGCTTGTGATCTGAAGGCGAGCATCGTCATCACAAATCCCCAAATCAGGAATCCCTCCTCACCAGCCTCTCAGGGCCCCAGGATGCCTCTGCCCACACAGGAACTTCAGGGCCTCAGTGACAACAGGGACACGGACACAGAGATGGCCTGCCCAGAGTCAGTCACTCATTTACCCCACGTGTCTTGAGAGTGGCAGgtaggaggagggcagaggatggaTGCAGGGAGGCCCAGGTTGAAACCCAGGGCTCCTCCTCTTGCCAGCCCCGTGCCTTGGACAAGCCCTGAGCATCTCCCAGTTCCCATTTTCCATCTGTGAAAAGGGTGAATCAGAGCTCCCCATATCACAGAGTGGATGTGAGGAGAATTAGGGAGAGCTTCAGGAGACAGGGGCTGAGCACAGCGCACAGCAGCTATGATTATGTTAGTTATTGTTACTCCCCACAGATATTGTGGCTGGGGTCCTCATCCCACCAGGGAGGGTCTTGGCAAGGCTCAGTGGTCCTCCTAACAAGGCCACTGGGGGAAAGGGAAGCCCTTGGAGAAGCAAGTCTAATGTCCCACATgtaaccccctccccccaggattACATCAACCATTTTCCTGCAGAAACTGGCTCCCTCCAAAAGGGGTGTGGCTGGAAGGAATGTGACAAAGCTGCAAAGGCACGTGTGTTGTAAAACTCTGTCTTCCTGGGCTCCTATAAAAAGGGCCTCCCCTGCCTCTCACTGCAGACGAGACAGCTGCCAGCCTACAGGCTCCCTCTGGCATCTGGGATTGCACTGGATCTGCACACTCTGAGCAAGGTAAGAGCCTGGCTCTCCTAAGACCTTCATTCCACCCTCCCTCTAGGTCCCCCAAGGACCTCAGGTTCCCGGGGTCTGGATCCCACTGGAGACATGTGAGGGCTGAGTCCTAACGTCCTGAGGAATGAATGGGTCTCTGTCTGGTATACCCAACCTTTGTCCCACCCTTCATTTCGGGAGCCCACTTGCCTGtgactgtcttctctttctctattctgAGGGAAGGCCATAAGCCCAGGATGAAAATGAGATGCAGGCCATTTTCTGAGTCAGCTGGTTTGCAGacaaaattctgtattttattttgtaatggaGCACTGATAATATGAATCATCTTATCATGAACTGCACCAAACCAAACCCTGAGTGGTTCATAGTTTGCTTatttgttgccaatattttctgaAGAGTAGAGTAAAGATAAAGGCATGAATCCATCCATAAGGGTAGGTCTACAGGGGCAAAGAGATAAGTTCTGGCTGCCTGTTCCATCTTGATCACTTGCCCTCTATGGGATCTCGAGCCATTTACTTACTGGTCTAAGCCTTACCTGTTCCGTCTGTTACCTGGGGGTGGTTTGTTATCACCTACCAGGCAGGCTCTTTAGTGGACTGAACAAGTTGAGACTAGAATGCTGATGGAGGACATAGCACATAGTAGGGGTTGAATAGAAAccctatttctcttctcctttcaagcatatttctttttatcacgCATGTGATGAAATCCATGCAGTTTAGTGTAGCATTTTAGGTCAGCCTATTTATTcgatgatatatttttaaaagcactgacTGAGGGTTTATGTACCCAGCACTGTGCCACAGCAGGGCTCCAGAAATCAATTACACATTATCTCCGCTTTCAACGCTGAGATGTAAATGACTAGCAGAAATGCACCCCATCCCCCGGTTCCATTTGCCCAGTCAACCTGAATGACCTCCCCTCCCTCGTGCTTTTCCTTAGattcttactgcatcccaaaTGCCCCCTCACAAACCCACCCATCTCAGAGAGTCCCACCCCATGGAGGTTTAAACTGGGGTCAGACATCACCTTTCATGTCACTTACCACATAGTTTCTCCTCGTGGAGTGATCTGAATACACGCGGAACCAGGAGTTAGAAATATAGCGCATTAGAGCTGGAAGAGAGTTTGCAATTATCTCATCCAACACCTCAATTTCCAGTAaaggaactgagacacagagggggagagtgacttgcccaagatctcatTGGAGACACAGTTGGGACAGACTCTTGATTAATGCTGTTTAAATTCCTCCCAAAAGTTTCCTCTAAGCTCTTTCAGACATGACTTGCTCATTCACCTTGAAAAATTGCACATCTAGTCTAGACCGTGTCATatagtaggtgctccataaatgtttattgaatcaCAAATGAAGGAGTGAGTCAGCAAACCGCAGGAGTAAATGAGGGAGTGAACGAGGCAGTGAGAGTtaaggaggctcagagagtgatgaaggaatgaatgaagagcaGGAGGTTCTGCACATTCAAGACTCAAGTCAAGCAGAAATGTGAACGGCTGGGCTGCTCGTCTAGTATCTAGGAGCCAGAAGGATGCTTAGTCTCACTGCTGGCAGGCAGTCCTGTGTGCGTGGGGAGGGAGGGTCAGCCTGCAGCCCTGTACTGCTGAACTGCTGCCCAGCAATGACTCACCTACCCTTTGTCAAACAGGTTCCACCAAGCTGAAGCCATGAGGATCCACAGCCTCACCCTgctgcccttcctccttctggCCACTCAGGTGCTCTTGGTGGTCCGTGCACAGGAATTATGGGAACTGCAAAACAATATGGCAACCAAGGATGATTGGATGACTCTGGGTAAGCCCCAAATTGTGCAGAAAGCCGGGCAACACAAGCCCCTGGTCAATGGCGTAATTGTCACCCCAGACCAGGCTTCATGTACTGTGACTCTGATGGAGCACGAGGAGGGCACCGCCATGAAGGCCGTGTGCTCCCGAATGGACCACGACTTTTCCTGTGTCTTTACTGGCAACCCAACTTCCTGCATAGAGGGCTATAAAAGTGACATGATCTTCTGGAGACAAATTGCCTATCGTTTAAGCTGCCAGAGGAACCTTTGTGAAGATGCCAACACGGTCCTGAGGAGCAGGATCTGCAGTAGGAGGTTTCCAGAATCCAATTTCAAGCTGGTATACTCCACTCTGATCGATGATCTCAACCAGTGGGATAGGGACATCACCCCCTGGTGGCATATCATAACCCAGGAGGCCCCCTCCAAGGGTACAACAAAAGTCATACCGTTCTTTCCAAAGAAGGGGATCCAGACCATTGCACCTGTCCCTACAGAGGTGATCCAAGTCACAGAAAGCACCCCCAGAGCGCCCATCATAATTGAACAGACCACCCCCACGGAGcagacaaaagggaaaaagagaaccaCTACACGGAAGCCCAAGACTAAACAGACCACCACCACAGTGCCCATCGTGATTGAAGAGACCACGCCCACTGAGGAGGTCAAAGTCGAAGAGACCACCACTACAGAGAAGCCCCAGATTGAACAGACCACCACTACAGTGCCCATCGTGATTGAAGAGACCACGCCCACTGAGGAGGTCAAAGTGGAAGAGACCACCACTACAGAGCAGCCCCAGATTGAACAGACCACCACCACTGAGCAGGTCAAAGTGCAAGAGGCCACCACTACACAGCAGCCCCAGATGGAAGAGACCACCCCCACGGAGTCATTTTACAATGAAGTTACCACCCCCAAACCCAACTGTAAGGATGTCTCAGGCGTCAAAGTCAAGAAAACGATAATCTATCAGTCACCCCGTGTAAAAGGACAGAAGACAGCCCAGCAGATGGACGAGGATACAGCCCAGCAGACAGACCAGGATACAACCCAGTAGACAACTTGAATTGCCGTGGAGTCAGGGAGCATCTTCTGCCAAATCTTCAGTGCTGTGTTACAGGACAAATAATTGTAATGAGGCTAAAACTGGTTGAGTCTTCAGGAAATATCATGTTCTTAGTCCCTCTGTATGCTATAAAGCTTTCCAAGTTCTCTATGAAATACGTATGAATTTTGTGCTATGGAAGTGCAGTGGGATATTTCAATAGATTTTGTAAtccttgtttttgtgtttttaaatttcctttgtttaatGGAGTTAAATTTAGActtccttttaaatttcctttcactTGCTTGGTTGTGATTTTAAGAGGCTGTTTACCACAAGGTATGTTTCTCTTGCCTATAAAGCTATGTGTACATGCACAGTGTGCCCTTGTATTGAATAGCCAGAATGATGATTTCAGTGCAATGCAATTTCTGTCAAATTAACAAAGATAATAAAGCTCTAggcatttttcagaaatatgtttaaCTATTGTTTGGTTTCTCTATGTATGGTTCCAAATGAATTCATAATCAGGCCCCAATATATCAATGAAAATAATATGTAAGGCACATTCTTCTGTTGCCCATCCATCCTAAGTCATCCCCAAAGATGACCCATTCCAGAGTCCCTATCTTTAAGCTTTCATCCATTAGACTGTGATGTCTGATGCTTACTGGACTGTAATAATTAGGCACCCTGATTTTAAGTGGGACACCTGGGACATGGAGTGATTAACACACTTGTCAGTGTTTCACAGATGGTAAGGGGGGGCAGGCAGGAATTGACCCAGTAGGGCTGCAAGCCAAGTCCTAAGGCTAGAGGGATGCCCTTCACAGACTCAAGTCAGAGCCCATTACCACTCACCATATGGGGGACGCTTGACCTTGAGGGGCTCTTTTCTGGCCtgagggagaggggcctgggtAAGTACAGTGTCCTGTGATGAAAACTctaatggaagaaaggaaaggcagCATGGAAAaccagagggaggaggtggaaacTGCTGGAAGATCTCAGGttgagcttcctggaggaggtggcactgaAGCTGGACTTTGGGGAGAACCTCTGTAGGTGTAGGGAAATAGGGCAGAATAGAGGCACTTTAGGCAGATGACAACATGTATAAAAGCGAAGGATGAGAAAATCCTGGAAGATGGGTGAAGCCACATGGCAAGAATGTGGTGGGATACAAGGATGTCAGTTCTATCGGTCATTTCCATGTTAGTGTATGAAGGCTCTGAAAGTGTTTTAAGTCAAGAGTTAGAGAGGATGATGTGCCCCCAATGTCTTGTCACAACTCCACAAGGAGCACAAAGTGAGGAGCAGGTGTTGGTAAAAGCACTGTTCTTTAGAGTGTCTATCAATGGCAGGGAGAATGGCAGGTGGGGTGGAAGAGTGGCCTCTTACACTCATCAACCTACCAGGACCTGCATAGAGAGTCATCAGTGGCCAATCCAGAGTGACATTTGGATATCATCACCAACATCATCAATACTGACATTTGTCTCTGATTTGttatgcgccaggcactgtgctaagatcTTCCTATGGAgtatgcatgcattcattcattcacccctTCATTCAACACGTAATATTGGGCACTGACTCTGCCAGACTCTGTTCTAGgagctggagatacagcagtacACAGAGGACGGGTGCTCTGCCCCATGGAATTATCAGTGAGGAAAGTGACGATAAACCCACAAGTATACAAGGGATAGAGAGGAAGAGtaaaggaggggaagggggtagaaGTGATGGAGGGTAACCAGTCTTAGATGAGATGATCAGGGGAGGCCTCTCTGTggaggtgacttttttttttttttttttttttttttaagattttatttattttttttttcctttttctccccaaagcccccggtacatagttgcgtattcttcgttgtgggttcctctagttgtggcatgtgggacgctgcctcagcgtggtctgacgagcagtgccatgtccgcgcccaggattcgaaccgacgaaacactgggccgcctgcagcggagcgcgcgaacttaaccactcggccacggggccagcccctg
This genomic window from Equus przewalskii isolate Varuska chromosome 3, EquPr2, whole genome shotgun sequence contains:
- the LOC103548351 gene encoding fibroblast growth factor-binding protein 1-like; this translates as MRIHSLTLLPFLLLATQVLLVVRAQELWELQNNMATKDDWMTLGKPQIVQKAGQHKPLVNGVIVTPDQASCTVTLMEHEEGTAMKAVCSRMDHDFSCVFTGNPTSCIEGYKSDMIFWRQIAYRLSCQRNLCEDANTVLRSRICSRRFPESNFKLVYSTLIDDLNQWDRDITPWWHIITQEAPSKGTTKVIPFFPKKGIQTIAPVPTEVIQVTESTPRAPIIIEQTTPTEQTKGKKRTTTRKPKTKQTTTTVPIVIEETTPTEEVKVEETTTTEKPQIEQTTTTVPIVIEETTPTEEVKVEETTTTEQPQIEQTTTTEQVKVQEATTTQQPQMEETTPTESFYNEVTTPKPNCKDVSGVKVKKTIIYQSPRVKGQKTAQQMDEDTAQQTDQDTTQ